In Amaranthus tricolor cultivar Red isolate AtriRed21 chromosome 5, ASM2621246v1, whole genome shotgun sequence, a genomic segment contains:
- the LOC130813893 gene encoding protein S40-7-like, whose amino-acid sequence MDINGGKNFRHRKSPSSDLFLGLFTFSSPSSDDLSGYELSEADLFWTGGNGGVNDSSESTRSPHSPKSRRNLGFHRQEKPGILAAFPDDCMNRFSTPFRAIPKPRQRVSDELTQSTPSRLFQHSAPVNVPKMMIQKKPKRIGVLDELDKEENEEDDDDGMLPPHEIVALKLKSTSSVLEGVGRTLKGRDMRQVRNAVLRQTGFLD is encoded by the coding sequence ATGGACATCAATGGTGGCAAAAACTTCCGTCATCGGAAATCTCCTTCCTCCGATCTTTTTCTTGGCCTTTTTACGTTCTCATCGCCGTCCTCTGACGATCTTTCCGGTTACGAGCTCTCCGAAGCCGATCTCTTCTGGACCGGAGGTAATGGTGGAGTGAATGACTCGTCTGAATCAACTCGCTCCCCACACTCGCCTAAATCGCGTCGAAACTTAGGGTTTCACCGACAGGAGAAACCTGGAATCCTTGCTGCGTTTCCCGATGATTGCATGAATCGGTTTTCTACTCCGTTTCGAGCGATTCCGAAGCCTCGTCAGCGGGTTTCCGATGAGTTAACTCAGTCTACTCCGAGTCGATTGTTTCAGCACTCTGCTCCGGTGAATGTTCCGAAGATGATGATACAGAAGAAGCCAAAGAGAATCGGAGTATTAGACGAGCTAGACaaggaagaaaatgaagaagatgatgatgatgggatGCTTCCGCCGCACGAAATTGTTGCGCTTAAGCTGAAATCGACCTCATCGGTGCTCGAAGGTGTTGGAAGGACTCTGAAAGGGAGAGATATGAGACAAGTTCGCAATGCTGTGCTGAGGCAAACTGGTTTCCTTGATTAA
- the LOC130812921 gene encoding sorting nexin 1-like — MQQNQRSSSSGSSQSPKSPQSQAPFLSVSVSDPVKLGNGVQAYISYRVLTKTNLPDYQGPEKIVIRRYNDFVWLRDRLFERYKGIFIPPLPEKSAVEKFRFSAEFIEMRRQGLDIFVNRIASHPQLRQSDDLRLFLQADEETMERVRAQELGIFKKPADLMQMFKDMQSKVSDVVLGKEKPVEESTPEYEKMKHYIFELEEHLAEAQKHAFRLVKRHRELGQSLSDFGKAVKLLGACEGDSLGKAFTELGAKSEALSIKLQAEAHNLLMNFEEPLKDYVRAVQSVKATIAERATAFKQHCELSETVKLKEINLDKLMLTRSDKYRDAEAEYRELKTESEEATRRFETIVRLMNEEMERFQEQKTADMGLAFHEFAKGQVRLANSIAEAWRGLLPKLEACSS; from the exons ATGCAACAAAATCAGAGAAGTTCATCATCAGGTTCCTCACAAAGTCCTAAATCTCCTCAATCTCAAGCACCTTTTCTTTCAGTTTCAGTTTCTGATCCTGTCAAGTTGGGCAATGGCGTCCAAGCTTATATTTCTTACAGAGTCCTCACTAAG ACAAATTTGCCAGACTATCAAGGACCTGAAAAAATTGTTATTCGAAGATACAATGACTTTGTTTGGTTACGAGATCGCCTTTTTGAGAGATACAAAGGCATCTTTATACCCCCTCTTCCGGAGAAAAGTGCTGTTG AGAAATTTCGCTTTAGTGCTGAATTTATTGAGATGAGACGCCAAGGGCTAGATATTTTTGTGAACCGAATAGCGTCACACCCTCAACTTCGCCAAAGTGATGATCTGAGGTTGTTCTTGCAAGCAGATGAAGAG ACCATGGAGAGAGTGAGGGCTCAAGAGCTTGGTATTTTCAAGAAGCCGGCCGATCTGATGCAAATGTTCAAG GACATGCAATCCAAAGTAAGTGATGTTGTTTTAGGCAAGGAGAAGCCCGTTGAAGAATCAACTCCCGAGTATGAGAAGATGAAACACTATATCTTTGAGCTTGAGGAGCACTTGGCAGAAGCACAAAAGCATGCCTTTCGCCTTGTTAAGAGGCATAGAG AGCTGGGACAATCACTGTCTGATTTCGGTAAGGCAGTCAAGCTCTTAGGTGCATGTGAGGGAGATTCTCTTGGAAAGGCATTCACTGAACTCGGTGCCAAGTCAGAAGCATTGTCAATCAAACTGCAAGCAGAG GCCCACAATCTATTAATGAACTTCGAAGAACCTCTGAAAGATTATGTTCGTGCTGTGCAGTCTGTCAAG GCCACTATAGCAGAGAGAGCTACTGCCTTCAAGCAACACTGTGAGCTTTCGGAAACAGTGAAGCTGAAAGAGATAAATTT AGACAAGCTGATGTTGACGAGGTCGGACAAGTATAGAGATGCTGAGGCTGAATATCGGGAG TTGAAAACAGAGAGCGAGGAAGCAACAAGAAGGTTCGAGACTATAGTTCGATTGATGAATGAAGAGATGGAACGCTTTCAAGAGCAGAAAACGGCAGATATGGGGCTAGCATTTCACGAGTTTGCCAAAGGACAAGTGCGCTTGGCAAACAGTATTGCTGAGGCATGGAGGGGTCTGCTTCCGAAGCTTGAAGCATGCTCGTCCTGA
- the LOC130813863 gene encoding protein TIFY 5A-like codes for MEFDLELGLLPSSASLSTTQSSNGGKSSKQEQMTIFYNGRICVCDVTQDQARSIISLASRYKSTEGMMCRSQYTGGDDANHSISQTLQSQRLCAQNGTQSMKRSLRQFLEKRKHRAQSTFPYHRTP; via the exons atggaatTCGATCTTGAGCTTGGCCTTCTACCATCTTCTGCGTCTCTGTCTACAAC GCAATCAAGTAATGGAGGAAAAAGTTCAAAGCAAGAACAAATGACTATTTTCTATAATGGAAGAATCTGTGTTTGCGATGTAACCCAAGATCAG GCAAGAAGTATAATATCTCTAGCAAGTAGGTATAAATCAACAGAAGGAATGATGTGTAGATCACAATATACAGGTGGAGATGATGCTAATCATTCCATCTCACAAACCTTACAATCTCAAAGATTATGTGCTCAAAATGGTACTCAATCTATGAAACGATCGTTGCGACAATTTCTCGAGAAAAGAAAGCACAGGGCCCAATCCACATTTCCTTACCATCGAACTCCTTAA